The genomic region AAACTGCAAGACAACTGCAAGAGGGTAGtcacaaagtaaacaaaaacCGACCAAAAAACCAAAAGGTAATAGCATCTTTTGACTGGTCACGTCCAATGATTTCATGAAGTAGACTGGTGCGCACATGTGTTTGCAGTGGCGAAAACCGATACCCTCCAGTCTTGTTCAGTGGTTAAATTCCAATTTTGGCATCGGTGGCGGAGGTGGTGGTGACACGCTTACATGAGGGACACATAGTAAGGGTAGTGGCAGGTAACTGCATGTAAAATGGTTGACAGGTTTTTAAAGCTCTTAACTCTTGCACTTCTTTGTGTAATCTTCTATTTTCTTCTGTCAGTGTCTCGCAGCATCTCTTTAAATACTCACAATCTACCTCCGTTTGCTTTAATTTTGTCCTGTTTTCATACCATTTTTGTTTGAAAtcagtatttttaaaaaaaccctattATTTGGCAATTATTAAACCCAACCACCATGAAAATGAAGACATACCTTGCTCTTCtattttgaaaccaaacttcCACTTGTCGAGGACGAAGATTTAATTGGTTGGCCAATGCAAGTTTTTGTTTCTGAACAGaagattcaatcaaaaatatttagaaCATGAACCCTACaacaaggaaaacaaatgaCAGAAATGTTTTAGTTTTGTCTTACGGGATTTAGGTTGCTATGTTCTTTGAAACTTTCTTCAAGGAAAGCCGATTGTTCTTTAGAAAGCCGGAGTTTCTTCCGGCTTGAACCgttatcatcttcatcatcatcactgGCTCTTGAGCTAACCCTTTCGGTTTCAGAGTCCATGCCTCTGTTGCCTCTGCTGTTTCCGTTTCTAAACCAAAAATCCATCTGAAAAGACGACACCGCGCTGTTCGGAGACGAATGCGCCACCGTCGCTTCACCCGCCAACGCCACCATGGG from Gossypium raimondii isolate GPD5lz chromosome 1, ASM2569854v1, whole genome shotgun sequence harbors:
- the LOC105787340 gene encoding homeobox-leucine zipper protein HAT14 isoform X1 codes for the protein MELGLSLDGSSKPFSFLEKTPKLSSNDHLGFCMGLGRSQEKRDSLEAERRGNGGDLKRVSSDPHLQLHLRLPWLFDNLHETGLSKGRGRGLDVNRLPMVALAGEATVAHSSPNSAVSSFQMDFWFRNGNSRGNRGMDSETERVSSRASDDDEDDNGSSRKKLRLSKEQSAFLEESFKEHSNLNPKQKLALANQLNLRPRQVEVWFQNRRARTKLKQTEVDCEYLKRCCETLTEENRRLHKEVQELRALKTCQPFYMQLPATTLTMCPSCKRVTTTSATDAKIGI
- the LOC105787340 gene encoding homeobox-leucine zipper protein HAT14 isoform X2, yielding MELGLSLDGSSKPFSFLEKTPKLSSNDHLGFCMGLGRSQEKRDSLEAERRGNGGDLKRVSSDPHLQLHLRLPWLFDNRLSKGRGRGLDVNRLPMVALAGEATVAHSSPNSAVSSFQMDFWFRNGNSRGNRGMDSETERVSSRASDDDEDDNGSSRKKLRLSKEQSAFLEESFKEHSNLNPKQKLALANQLNLRPRQVEVWFQNRRARTKLKQTEVDCEYLKRCCETLTEENRRLHKEVQELRALKTCQPFYMQLPATTLTMCPSCKRVTTTSATDAKIGI